From Nocardia sp. XZ_19_385, the proteins below share one genomic window:
- a CDS encoding acyl-[acyl-carrier-protein] thioesterase, which yields MSLDQPLAPLPQEGMGFASAWPVRAGDVDPYDRLRFDSVARYLQDIAWEQLHKTTLHRTDPSWIVRRTVIDVIRPIQWPDEVQLLRWCSSMSTRWTNMRVRITSGNGGLIETEGFWINISESNNMPARISDEGLAYLAQTTQEHRLRWRPYLIDPTPPESDTDLPFPVRATDIDSYNHVNNACYWQAAEQFLVEYPKLVAAPHRAVIEYVAPVLARQHVMVRSRYEPGDGAGRPSLRLWFVVGGTTTTVVRIMPLP from the coding sequence GTGTCACTCGATCAGCCACTCGCCCCGCTTCCCCAGGAGGGCATGGGCTTCGCTTCGGCGTGGCCCGTCCGGGCTGGTGATGTGGATCCGTATGACCGGTTGCGGTTCGACAGTGTCGCCCGCTACCTGCAGGATATCGCCTGGGAGCAGTTGCATAAGACAACCTTGCACCGCACCGATCCGAGCTGGATCGTCCGGCGCACGGTCATCGATGTCATCCGGCCGATCCAGTGGCCCGACGAGGTCCAGCTACTGCGCTGGTGCTCGAGCATGTCGACCCGCTGGACGAATATGCGGGTGCGGATCACCAGCGGCAACGGCGGTCTGATCGAGACCGAGGGCTTCTGGATCAATATCAGCGAGTCGAACAACATGCCCGCCCGGATCAGCGACGAGGGCCTGGCATACCTGGCGCAAACCACCCAGGAGCATCGCCTGCGCTGGCGGCCGTACCTGATCGATCCGACGCCGCCGGAGTCCGACACCGATCTGCCGTTTCCGGTGCGCGCCACCGACATCGACAGCTACAACCACGTGAACAACGCCTGCTACTGGCAGGCCGCGGAGCAGTTCCTCGTCGAGTACCCGAAGCTCGTCGCGGCCCCGCACCGCGCGGTCATCGAGTACGTGGCGCCGGTGCTGGCCCGCCAGCATGTGATGGTGCGCAGCCGCTACGAGCCGGGCGACGGCGCCGGGCGGCCGAGCTTGCGCCTGTGGTTCGTCGTGGGCGGCACCACGACCACCGTCGTGCGAATCATGCCGCTCCCGTAG
- a CDS encoding Lrp/AsnC family transcriptional regulator has protein sequence MSRTPAKLDELDLAILTAMHEYQKAGILELSRRTRVARATVQSRIGRMEESGVIASYDPQIDVTAAGFDVQAFVTLEIAQGALDLVAAELDAIPGVLEAYATTGSGDVWCRIGADSHAGLQTVLLSIDRTSSVVRSHSVIVLSTVVPRRTLPLLRTLTPTHSSKAPAYREPHDR, from the coding sequence ATGTCGCGTACGCCGGCGAAACTGGACGAGCTCGATCTCGCCATCCTCACCGCCATGCACGAGTACCAGAAGGCGGGGATTCTGGAGCTGTCCCGGCGCACCCGCGTCGCCCGGGCCACGGTGCAATCGCGCATCGGGCGGATGGAGGAGTCCGGTGTCATCGCCTCCTACGATCCGCAGATCGATGTCACCGCAGCCGGTTTCGACGTGCAGGCGTTCGTGACGCTGGAGATCGCGCAGGGCGCGCTGGACCTGGTCGCGGCCGAGCTGGACGCGATTCCGGGCGTGCTGGAGGCGTACGCGACCACCGGATCGGGGGACGTGTGGTGCCGGATCGGGGCCGATTCACATGCCGGATTGCAGACGGTGTTACTGAGCATCGACCGCACCAGTTCGGTGGTGCGCTCGCACAGCGTCATCGTGCTCTCTACCGTGGTGCCGCGCCGCACGCTACCGCTGCTGCGCACCCTCACCCCGACGCACAGCAGCAAAGCCCCCGCGTACCGGGAACCGCACGACCGCTGA
- the rpsG gene encoding 30S ribosomal protein S7: MPRKGPAPKRPLINDPVYGSPLVTQLVNKILLDGKKSTAERIVYGALEQAREKTGTDPVVTLKRALDNVKPALEVKPRRVGGATYQVPVEVRPGRSNTLALRWLVNYSRARREKTMIERLANELLDASNGLGASVKRREDTHKMAESNRAFAHYRW, translated from the coding sequence ATGCCACGCAAGGGCCCCGCACCCAAGCGTCCGCTGATCAACGACCCGGTCTACGGTTCGCCGCTGGTCACTCAGCTGGTCAACAAGATCCTGCTGGACGGCAAGAAGTCCACCGCCGAGCGCATCGTCTACGGCGCGCTGGAGCAGGCGCGCGAGAAGACCGGCACCGATCCGGTCGTCACCCTCAAGCGCGCGCTCGACAACGTCAAGCCCGCCCTCGAGGTGAAGCCCCGCCGCGTCGGTGGCGCCACCTACCAGGTGCCGGTGGAGGTCCGTCCGGGCCGCTCCAACACCCTGGCGCTGCGCTGGCTGGTCAACTACTCCCGCGCCCGTCGTGAGAAGACCATGATCGAGCGCCTGGCCAACGAGCTCCTCGATGCCAGCAATGGCCTCGGTGCTTCGGTCAAGCGTCGTGAAGACACCCACAAGATGGCCGAATCCAACCGGGCCTTCGCGCACTACCGCTGGTGA
- the fusA gene encoding elongation factor G yields the protein MAQDVLTDLNKVRNIGIMAHIDAGKTTTTERILFYTGITYKIGEVHDGAATMDWMEQEQERGITITSAATTCFWNDNQINIIDTPGHVDFTVEVERSLRVLDGAVAVFDGKEGVEPQSEQVWRQADKYDVPRICFVNKMDKLGADFYFTVQTIKDRLGAKPLVIQLPIGAEDTFEGIVDLVEMNAKVWKGETKLGEEYEVVEIPADLKDKAEQYRQELLEAVAESDDALMEKFFAGEELSLAEIKGAIRKMTVNSELYPVLCGSAFKNKGVQPMLDAVIDYLPSPLDVEATTGHVPGKEEELLTRKPSVDEPFSALAFKIAVHPFFGELTYVRVYSGQVASGAQVVNSTKGKKERLGKLFQMHSNKEMPVATASAGHIYAVIGLKDTTTGDTLSDPQNQVVLESMTFPDPVIEVSIEPKTKSDQEKLGTAIQKLAREDPTFSVKLDQETGQTVIGGMGELHLDILVDRMKREFKVEANVGKPQVAYRETITKKVEKLEFTHKKQTGGSGQFAKVIIGLEPFIGEDGATYEFENKVTGGRVPREYIPSVDAGAQDAMQYGVLAGYPLVNLKVILIDGAYHDVDSSEMAFKIAGSQALKEAARKAGPVILEPLMAVEVITPEDYMGDVIGDLNSRRGQIQAMEERSGARVVKALVPLSEMFGYIGDLRSKTQGRANYSMVFAQYAEVPANVSKEIIAKATGD from the coding sequence GTGGCACAGGACGTGCTCACCGACCTCAACAAGGTCCGCAACATCGGCATTATGGCCCATATCGATGCGGGCAAGACGACCACAACTGAACGCATCCTCTTCTACACCGGTATCACCTACAAGATCGGTGAAGTCCACGATGGCGCCGCCACCATGGACTGGATGGAGCAGGAGCAGGAGCGTGGTATCACCATCACCTCCGCGGCTACCACGTGTTTCTGGAACGACAACCAGATCAACATCATCGACACCCCGGGTCACGTCGACTTCACCGTCGAGGTGGAGCGTTCGCTCCGCGTCCTCGACGGCGCCGTCGCCGTGTTCGACGGCAAAGAAGGTGTCGAGCCGCAGTCCGAGCAGGTGTGGCGTCAGGCCGACAAGTACGACGTCCCGCGCATCTGCTTCGTCAACAAGATGGACAAGCTCGGCGCGGACTTCTACTTCACCGTGCAGACCATCAAGGACCGCCTGGGCGCGAAGCCGCTGGTCATCCAGCTGCCGATCGGCGCTGAGGACACCTTCGAGGGCATCGTCGACCTGGTCGAGATGAACGCCAAGGTCTGGAAGGGCGAGACCAAGCTCGGCGAAGAGTACGAAGTCGTCGAGATCCCGGCCGACCTCAAGGACAAGGCCGAACAGTACCGCCAGGAACTGCTCGAGGCCGTCGCCGAGTCCGACGACGCGCTGATGGAGAAGTTCTTCGCCGGCGAGGAGCTCTCGCTCGCGGAGATCAAGGGCGCCATCCGCAAGATGACGGTCAACTCCGAGCTGTACCCGGTGCTGTGTGGTTCCGCGTTCAAGAACAAGGGCGTTCAGCCCATGCTCGACGCGGTCATCGACTACCTGCCTTCCCCGCTGGACGTCGAGGCCACCACCGGCCACGTGCCCGGCAAGGAAGAGGAGCTGCTGACCCGCAAGCCGAGCGTCGACGAGCCGTTCTCGGCCCTCGCGTTCAAGATCGCGGTGCACCCGTTCTTCGGTGAGCTCACCTACGTCCGCGTGTACTCGGGTCAGGTCGCCTCCGGCGCCCAGGTCGTCAACTCGACCAAGGGCAAGAAGGAGCGTCTGGGCAAGCTGTTCCAGATGCACTCCAACAAGGAGATGCCGGTCGCTACGGCTTCCGCCGGTCACATCTACGCCGTGATCGGTCTGAAGGACACCACCACCGGTGACACCCTCAGCGACCCGCAGAACCAGGTTGTGCTGGAGTCCATGACCTTCCCGGACCCGGTCATCGAGGTCTCGATCGAGCCCAAGACCAAGTCCGACCAGGAGAAGCTCGGTACCGCGATCCAGAAGCTGGCGCGCGAAGATCCGACCTTCTCGGTCAAGCTGGACCAGGAGACCGGCCAGACCGTCATCGGCGGCATGGGCGAGCTCCACCTCGACATCCTCGTGGATCGCATGAAGCGCGAGTTCAAGGTCGAGGCGAACGTCGGTAAGCCGCAGGTCGCGTACCGCGAGACGATCACCAAGAAGGTCGAGAAGCTCGAGTTCACGCACAAGAAGCAGACCGGTGGCTCCGGCCAGTTCGCGAAGGTCATCATCGGCCTCGAGCCGTTCATCGGCGAGGACGGCGCGACCTACGAGTTCGAGAACAAGGTCACCGGTGGCCGCGTTCCGCGCGAATACATCCCTTCGGTGGACGCCGGTGCGCAGGATGCCATGCAGTACGGTGTCCTCGCGGGCTACCCGCTGGTGAACCTGAAGGTCATCCTGATCGACGGCGCGTACCACGACGTCGACTCGTCGGAAATGGCGTTCAAGATCGCCGGCTCGCAGGCCCTCAAGGAAGCGGCCCGCAAGGCCGGTCCGGTGATCCTCGAACCGCTCATGGCGGTCGAGGTCATCACGCCCGAGGACTACATGGGCGATGTGATCGGCGACCTGAACTCCCGCCGTGGCCAGATTCAGGCCATGGAGGAACGCAGTGGTGCCCGTGTCGTCAAGGCGCTGGTTCCGCTCTCGGAGATGTTCGGCTACATCGGTGACCTGCGGTCGAAGACCCAGGGCCGAGCGAACTACTCCATGGTGTTCGCCCAGTACGCGGAGGTTCCGGCCAACGTGTCCAAGGAGATCATCGCCAAGGCGACCGGCGACTAA
- a CDS encoding transglycosylase SLT domain-containing protein yields MTLTIPDVAKWEPTKLTAAGTLANTVSTKLDGIFIKSITDTQALGWSGAAASAANTRMETEKTRASAVSAALLELKTAFDEQVENLNNAKAKVVQLRDDALNQKPAFEVSDAGVVTATARVAEIRKAGGSDEAVVAEDLAAAQRQLDITNALAAAEGVATTARTKVAAAVAKLQAAYDALGDPKLGVQQAPTTPATTQQPSTQKPSTQSPGTQSPGTQSPSSNLTSNTGSGTGNQYSSDAPTTMPTGEQKEWIEKAIQELRAAGYDISDSDAAIIAKIIEKESGGNPNAINLWDSNAAAGIPSKGLMQTIDPTFNSYKLPGHDDIYNPVDNIIAGSRYAIERYGSLSNVPGIAAMSKGGSYVGY; encoded by the coding sequence ATGACCCTCACGATTCCGGATGTCGCCAAGTGGGAGCCGACCAAGCTCACCGCCGCCGGCACGCTCGCGAACACGGTCTCCACCAAACTCGACGGGATCTTCATCAAGAGCATCACCGATACCCAGGCGCTGGGCTGGTCCGGCGCCGCCGCGAGCGCGGCCAACACCCGCATGGAGACCGAGAAGACCCGCGCCTCCGCCGTGAGCGCCGCCCTGCTGGAGCTGAAGACCGCGTTCGACGAACAGGTGGAAAACCTGAACAACGCGAAAGCCAAGGTGGTGCAGCTGCGGGACGACGCGCTGAATCAGAAGCCCGCATTCGAGGTTTCCGATGCGGGCGTCGTCACCGCCACCGCGCGCGTCGCCGAGATCCGCAAAGCGGGCGGTAGCGATGAGGCCGTCGTCGCCGAGGACCTGGCGGCCGCGCAGCGGCAACTGGACATCACCAACGCCCTGGCCGCGGCCGAAGGGGTCGCGACCACCGCCAGAACCAAGGTCGCCGCGGCGGTCGCGAAGCTGCAAGCCGCCTACGACGCCCTCGGCGATCCGAAACTCGGTGTGCAGCAAGCGCCGACGACGCCCGCGACCACTCAGCAGCCGAGCACCCAGAAGCCGAGCACCCAGAGCCCGGGCACCCAGAGTCCCGGCACACAGAGCCCGAGCAGCAACCTCACCTCGAACACCGGCTCCGGCACGGGGAACCAGTACAGCAGCGACGCGCCCACCACCATGCCCACCGGCGAGCAGAAGGAATGGATCGAAAAGGCGATCCAGGAGCTGCGCGCGGCAGGCTACGACATCAGCGACAGCGACGCCGCCATCATCGCCAAGATCATCGAGAAGGAATCCGGCGGCAACCCCAACGCCATCAACCTCTGGGACAGCAACGCGGCGGCGGGAATTCCGTCCAAGGGCCTGATGCAGACCATCGACCCGACGTTCAACTCCTACAAGCTGCCCGGCCACGACGACATCTACAACCCGGTCGACAACATCATCGCCGGCAGCAGGTACGCCATCGAGCGCTACGGCTCGCTGTCGAATGTTCCCGGCATCGCGGCGATGAGCAAGGGCGGCAGCTACGTCGGTTACTGA
- a CDS encoding DUF3558 domain-containing protein, translated as MGASGVAKSVGLAVSALAVAVTAAGCGQTVPGSAYPAGGSGGQSINTNFDKLLRECEVVAQEKIGEAVGNSQIVQGSFNGAVCMWDVEDAPGGVAMVTLAWYEVGSLNNEKANNDKLGYSSENITVQGSRGLQTRRPNDPDSCGVTASAADTGVVSWWINYRPGSHPDPCQGAKQLLELTLNRAR; from the coding sequence ATGGGCGCATCGGGGGTTGCCAAGTCCGTCGGTCTCGCGGTGAGCGCACTCGCGGTGGCGGTCACCGCGGCCGGCTGCGGGCAGACGGTGCCGGGTTCGGCGTATCCCGCCGGCGGCAGCGGGGGTCAGTCGATCAACACGAACTTCGACAAGCTGCTGCGCGAATGCGAGGTCGTGGCCCAGGAGAAGATCGGCGAGGCGGTCGGCAATTCGCAGATCGTGCAGGGCTCGTTCAACGGCGCCGTGTGCATGTGGGATGTCGAGGACGCACCCGGTGGCGTGGCAATGGTCACATTGGCGTGGTACGAGGTCGGTTCCCTGAACAATGAGAAGGCGAACAACGACAAACTCGGCTATTCCAGCGAAAACATCACTGTCCAGGGCAGCCGCGGTCTGCAAACCAGGCGCCCGAACGACCCGGACTCCTGTGGTGTCACCGCGAGTGCCGCGGACACCGGCGTTGTGAGCTGGTGGATCAACTACCGGCCGGGTAGTCACCCCGATCCGTGCCAGGGCGCCAAGCAACTGCTCGAGTTGACTTTGAACAGGGCCCGCTAG
- a CDS encoding DUF3558 domain-containing protein gives MRISSALITGMALALTLSACGAGGGSDSDNTPLRPPPRVASLGPFVGECGHVTDDEVQNLAGLGRVSRVFKNSTGCNWQSSGAVSPSVTFASYRGSPIDREKAWVTTAGREPETIEVGGRKGWKGLDPNGKICDLAVQLDDDFFEWSMSYGLFAATANPCDNAYKLAELTVQRLG, from the coding sequence ATGCGGATCTCGTCGGCGCTCATCACCGGTATGGCCTTGGCGTTGACGCTGTCGGCCTGCGGGGCCGGCGGCGGCTCCGACTCGGACAACACTCCGCTACGGCCGCCGCCGCGGGTGGCCTCGCTGGGCCCGTTCGTCGGCGAGTGCGGGCATGTCACCGACGACGAGGTGCAGAATCTCGCCGGGCTCGGGCGCGTCTCGCGGGTGTTCAAGAACTCCACCGGCTGCAATTGGCAGTCCTCCGGCGCCGTCTCGCCGAGTGTCACCTTCGCCTCGTATCGGGGCAGCCCGATCGATCGGGAGAAGGCCTGGGTGACCACGGCGGGGCGGGAGCCGGAGACGATCGAGGTGGGCGGGCGCAAGGGCTGGAAGGGTCTGGACCCGAACGGGAAGATCTGCGATCTCGCGGTCCAGCTCGACGACGACTTCTTCGAATGGTCGATGTCCTACGGCTTGTTCGCGGCCACCGCGAACCCGTGTGACAACGCCTACAAATTGGCCGAGCTGACCGTGCAGCGGCTCGGATGA
- a CDS encoding type VII secretion target has translation MTGPNGNELQVDTAALQKFATNLRTEATDVTSLGAGAGFNFASGALPGTDFGTVVTSATDTLNNCLQRINERLGTVADNMQNAAGKFELAEAEFADKLKTIGLEVK, from the coding sequence ATGACTGGCCCGAACGGCAACGAATTGCAAGTCGACACTGCGGCTTTGCAGAAGTTCGCCACCAATCTGCGTACCGAGGCAACCGATGTCACCAGTCTCGGCGCCGGCGCAGGTTTCAACTTCGCCTCCGGCGCGCTGCCGGGCACCGATTTCGGCACGGTCGTCACCAGTGCCACGGACACGCTCAACAACTGCTTGCAGCGCATCAACGAGCGCCTCGGCACGGTCGCGGACAACATGCAGAACGCGGCCGGGAAATTCGAGCTGGCCGAAGCGGAGTTCGCTGACAAGTTGAAGACCATCGGCCTGGAGGTGAAATGA
- the rpsL gene encoding 30S ribosomal protein S12: MPTINQLVRKGRRDKVSKTKTAALKESPQRRGVCTRVYTTTPKKPNSALRKVARVRLTTAVEVTAYIPGEGHNLQEHSMVLVRGGRVKDLPGVRYKIIRGSLDTQGVKNRKQARSKYGAKKEKS, encoded by the coding sequence ATGCCAACCATCAACCAGCTGGTCCGCAAGGGTCGTCGCGACAAGGTCTCCAAGACCAAGACCGCAGCCCTCAAGGAGAGCCCGCAGCGCCGTGGCGTGTGCACCCGCGTGTACACCACGACCCCGAAGAAGCCGAACTCGGCGCTGCGTAAGGTCGCGCGTGTTCGCCTGACCACCGCGGTTGAGGTCACGGCGTACATCCCCGGTGAGGGCCACAACCTGCAGGAGCACTCGATGGTGCTCGTGCGTGGCGGTCGTGTGAAGGACCTCCCGGGTGTCCGCTACAAGATCATTCGTGGCTCGCTCGACACCCAGGGCGTGAAGAACCGCAAGCAGGCTCGCAGCAAGTACGGCGCCAAGAAGGAGAAGAGCTGA
- a CDS encoding winged helix DNA-binding domain-containing protein: protein MKLSNRVLNRTLLARQHLLERSTLTAHQMCDHLVGLQAQDVPPPFIGLWSRIADFDPATVSDALDDRSLVRITLMRGTIHLVTPPDALRIAPHIQPELEKAPFRKGFNYGAMVGLEPEEVRKHGEAVLGDEPMSAADMRARAAELYPDRDAGAVLQTWLYQLPVLQTPPRGKWKDNSRPVWSRIEPWLGAPLDPTYPLPELLIRYLRAFGPASTMDMQAWSRLTGIKKAIEQLGDRVRTYTDDRGRTLYDLADAELADPDLPAPARLLGWYDNAVLSHQDRTRIVPDGNAPPLRAFATAVSSIFLDGYLSGLYKIFPKSGTARLRISPTRPWSPAERAEVEAEACALLAFLEGDKDPVVEILDPGADLKP from the coding sequence ATGAAGCTGTCGAATCGGGTCCTGAACCGGACGCTCCTCGCGCGCCAGCATCTGCTGGAGCGGTCCACGCTGACCGCGCACCAGATGTGTGATCATCTCGTCGGCCTGCAGGCGCAGGACGTGCCGCCGCCGTTCATCGGATTGTGGAGCCGGATAGCGGATTTCGATCCGGCGACGGTCTCGGACGCCCTCGACGACCGATCCCTGGTCCGGATCACCTTGATGCGCGGCACCATTCACCTGGTCACGCCGCCGGACGCGCTGCGGATCGCACCACACATTCAGCCGGAGCTCGAAAAGGCCCCATTCCGTAAGGGTTTCAACTACGGCGCGATGGTCGGGCTGGAGCCGGAGGAAGTGCGCAAGCACGGCGAGGCCGTCCTCGGCGACGAGCCCATGTCGGCGGCCGACATGCGCGCCCGCGCCGCCGAACTCTATCCGGACCGCGATGCCGGCGCGGTGCTGCAGACCTGGTTGTATCAGCTTCCGGTCCTGCAGACACCGCCCCGCGGCAAGTGGAAGGACAACAGCAGGCCGGTCTGGTCCCGCATCGAGCCGTGGCTGGGCGCCCCCCTGGACCCCACCTACCCGTTGCCGGAGTTGCTGATTCGCTATCTGCGCGCCTTCGGGCCGGCCAGCACGATGGACATGCAGGCCTGGTCCCGATTGACCGGCATCAAGAAGGCCATCGAGCAACTCGGCGACCGCGTTCGCACCTACACCGACGACCGCGGCCGCACCCTCTACGACCTGGCCGACGCCGAGCTCGCCGATCCCGACCTGCCCGCCCCGGCCCGCCTGCTCGGCTGGTACGACAACGCCGTGCTCTCGCACCAGGACCGGACCCGCATCGTCCCCGACGGCAACGCGCCACCACTGCGCGCCTTCGCCACCGCCGTGTCGTCGATCTTCCTCGACGGGTACCTCTCGGGCCTCTACAAAATCTTCCCCAAGAGCGGCACAGCCCGCCTGCGCATCAGCCCCACCCGCCCCTGGTCACCCGCGGAACGCGCCGAAGTCGAAGCGGAAGCCTGTGCCCTGCTCGCCTTTTTGGAAGGCGACAAGGACCCGGTCGTCGAAATCCTCGACCCCGGCGCCGACCTGAAACCCTGA
- a CDS encoding NADPH:quinone oxidoreductase family protein: MRAAQVSKLEGPEVIEVVDIPEPAGYPGGVVIDVHAAGVAFPDVLMTRGLYQMKPELPFVVGGEIAGIVREAPADAHVQAGDRVVALTLLGNAMAEVAVAPTQMVFKLPDNISLEAGAGILFNDLTVHFCLRNRGRLAPGETVLVHGAAGGIGTSTLRMAQALGAGKVIAVVSTEAKAEVARANGATDVVLTEGWLAAVKEITGGRGVDIVLDPVGGDRFTDSVRSLGSAGRLLVVGFTAGEIPTVKVNRLLLKNVEVTGAAWGEWVMTHPGYLQEQWAEVEPLLAAGKITPPQPVLYPLERAAEAVASLDNRTATGKVVVTLR; the protein is encoded by the coding sequence ATGCGTGCAGCTCAGGTCAGCAAACTGGAGGGACCGGAAGTGATCGAGGTGGTGGACATCCCGGAGCCCGCGGGCTACCCCGGCGGGGTCGTCATCGACGTGCACGCGGCGGGAGTCGCGTTCCCGGACGTGCTGATGACCCGCGGGCTGTACCAGATGAAGCCGGAACTGCCCTTCGTCGTCGGCGGCGAGATCGCGGGCATCGTGCGGGAAGCGCCCGCGGACGCGCACGTCCAAGCGGGTGACCGGGTGGTCGCGCTGACCTTGCTCGGCAATGCGATGGCCGAGGTCGCGGTGGCGCCCACGCAGATGGTGTTCAAACTGCCGGACAACATCTCGCTGGAAGCCGGCGCGGGCATCCTGTTCAACGACCTGACCGTGCACTTCTGCCTGCGCAACCGCGGCCGGCTGGCCCCCGGCGAGACGGTGCTGGTGCACGGCGCGGCCGGTGGCATCGGCACCTCCACGCTGCGGATGGCCCAGGCGCTGGGTGCGGGCAAGGTGATCGCCGTGGTCAGCACCGAGGCGAAGGCGGAGGTCGCACGGGCCAACGGCGCCACCGACGTAGTGCTCACCGAAGGCTGGCTGGCGGCCGTCAAGGAGATCACCGGCGGGCGCGGCGTGGATATCGTGCTCGACCCGGTCGGCGGTGACCGGTTCACCGACAGCGTCCGTTCGCTCGGTTCGGCCGGACGACTGCTGGTCGTCGGCTTCACCGCGGGCGAGATCCCCACGGTGAAGGTGAACCGCCTGCTGCTCAAGAACGTCGAAGTCACCGGCGCCGCCTGGGGTGAATGGGTCATGACCCACCCGGGTTACCTGCAGGAACAGTGGGCCGAGGTGGAGCCGCTGCTGGCCGCCGGGAAGATCACGCCGCCGCAGCCGGTGCTGTACCCGCTGGAGCGGGCGGCGGAAGCTGTTGCGTCCCTGGACAACCGGACCGCGACCGGCAAGGTCGTCGTCACCCTGCGCTGA
- the hppD gene encoding 4-hydroxyphenylpyruvate dioxygenase, producing the protein MSIEQLGTAADGVGGVGEYEPSDGELRGLVGLVDHDTSVDPFPVTGWDALVWVVGNATQSAHFLQSAFGMRLEAYSGPETGNRDHKAYVLRSGAARFVITGAVDPDSPLVGHHDRHGDGIVDIALEVPDVDRCIEQARQQGATILVEPHDDTDEFGTVRSAAIATYGETRHTLIDRSRYDGPYLPGYVARTGGYEARPGRPARLFQAIDHVVGNVELGKMDHWVEFYRRVMGFTNMAEFVGDDIATDYSALMSKVVANGNHRVKFPLNEPAVSKKRSQIDEYLDFYRGPGVQHIALATNDILACVDALRREGVEFLDTPDTYYSDPELRARIGHVRVPVEELQRRGILVDRDEDGYLLQIFTKPLTDRPTVFFELIERHGSLGFGKGNFKALFQAIEREQAARGNL; encoded by the coding sequence ATGAGCATCGAGCAATTGGGGACGGCAGCCGACGGAGTCGGCGGGGTGGGCGAGTACGAGCCTTCCGACGGCGAGCTGCGCGGCCTCGTCGGCCTCGTCGACCATGACACCAGTGTCGATCCGTTCCCGGTCACCGGCTGGGACGCGCTGGTCTGGGTGGTCGGCAACGCCACCCAGAGCGCGCACTTCCTGCAATCCGCGTTCGGTATGCGCCTGGAGGCCTACTCCGGCCCCGAGACCGGCAATCGCGACCACAAGGCCTATGTATTGCGCAGCGGCGCAGCCCGTTTCGTCATCACCGGCGCGGTCGATCCGGACAGCCCGCTGGTCGGCCACCACGACCGGCACGGCGACGGCATCGTAGACATCGCCCTGGAAGTGCCCGATGTGGACCGCTGCATCGAGCAGGCGCGGCAGCAGGGCGCGACCATTCTGGTCGAACCGCACGACGACACAGACGAATTCGGCACCGTCCGCTCCGCCGCCATCGCCACCTACGGCGAAACCCGGCACACCCTGATCGACCGTTCCCGCTACGACGGGCCCTACCTGCCCGGCTACGTCGCCCGCACCGGCGGCTACGAAGCGCGCCCCGGCCGCCCCGCCCGATTGTTCCAGGCCATCGACCACGTCGTCGGCAATGTGGAGCTCGGCAAGATGGACCACTGGGTCGAGTTCTACCGCCGCGTCATGGGTTTCACGAATATGGCCGAATTCGTCGGCGACGATATCGCCACCGACTATTCCGCGCTGATGAGCAAGGTCGTGGCGAACGGCAACCATCGAGTGAAGTTCCCGCTGAACGAGCCCGCGGTGAGCAAGAAGCGCTCCCAGATCGATGAGTACCTGGACTTCTATCGGGGCCCCGGCGTGCAGCACATCGCCCTGGCCACCAACGACATCCTGGCCTGTGTCGACGCGCTGCGCCGCGAGGGCGTCGAGTTCCTGGACACCCCCGACACCTACTACTCCGATCCGGAATTGCGCGCCCGCATCGGCCACGTCCGGGTCCCGGTCGAGGAACTGCAACGCCGCGGCATCCTGGTCGACCGCGACGAGGACGGCTATCTGCTGCAGATCTTCACCAAACCGCTCACCGATCGCCCCACCGTCTTCTTCGAGCTGATCGAGCGGCACGGCTCGCTCGGCTTCGGCAAGGGCAACTTCAAGGCGTTGTTCCAGGCCATCGAACGCGAGCAGGCCGCACGCGGGAATCTGTAA